In Streptomyces canus, one DNA window encodes the following:
- the pip gene encoding prolyl aminopeptidase, which yields MPLYPEIEPYDHGMLDVGDGNHVYWETCGNPDGKPAVVLHGGPGSGCTPWARRLFDPAAYRIVLLDQRGAGRSTPHASAYDTDMSVNTTPHLLADLELLRRHLGIERWLVWGISFGSMLGLRYAQTHPEAVTELVLTGIATGANPEVTLLTRGLGKIFPAAFERFVGELPAEERAGNIPAAYNRLLESPDPEVRERAARAWTDWETAIESAPPRSVPRYEDPVFRQGFARTVTHYWGNDHFLGEGNDEGVVLRDAPLLKDIPGTLVQGSLDLGNLLGTVWRLQHAWPGSELTVIDEGAHFAGERGVDVMVAATDKYARGRPR from the coding sequence ATGCCCCTCTACCCGGAGATCGAACCGTACGACCACGGCATGCTCGACGTCGGCGACGGCAACCATGTGTACTGGGAGACCTGCGGGAATCCGGACGGCAAGCCGGCGGTGGTGCTGCACGGTGGGCCGGGGTCCGGCTGCACGCCGTGGGCGCGTCGGCTGTTCGATCCGGCCGCGTACCGGATCGTGCTCCTCGACCAGCGCGGCGCCGGGCGGTCGACGCCGCACGCGAGCGCGTACGACACCGACATGAGCGTCAACACGACCCCGCATCTCCTCGCGGACCTGGAGCTGCTGCGACGGCATCTGGGGATCGAGCGGTGGCTGGTGTGGGGCATTTCCTTCGGGTCGATGCTCGGGCTGCGATACGCGCAGACGCATCCGGAGGCCGTGACGGAGCTGGTGCTGACGGGGATCGCGACCGGCGCGAATCCCGAAGTCACCCTGCTCACCAGGGGACTCGGGAAGATCTTCCCGGCGGCGTTCGAACGGTTCGTCGGAGAGCTGCCGGCCGAGGAGCGGGCCGGGAACATCCCCGCCGCCTACAACCGGTTGCTGGAGTCGCCCGATCCGGAGGTGCGCGAGCGGGCGGCGCGGGCGTGGACCGATTGGGAGACGGCGATCGAGTCCGCGCCGCCGCGGTCGGTGCCGCGCTACGAGGACCCGGTGTTCCGTCAGGGCTTCGCCCGGACCGTCACCCACTACTGGGGCAACGACCACTTCCTGGGCGAGGGCAACGACGAGGGCGTCGTCCTGCGCGACGCGCCCCTCCTCAAGGACATCCCCGGCACCCTCGTTCAGGGCAGCCTCGACCTCGGCAACCTCCTCGGCACCGTCTGGCGGCTCCAACACGCCTGGCCCGGCAGCGAGTTGACGGTGATCGACGAAGGCGCGCACTTCGCGGGGGAGCGGGGCGTGGACGTGATGGTGGCGGCGACGGACAAGTACGCGCGCGGCCGGCCCCGTTAG
- a CDS encoding GntR family transcriptional regulator yields the protein MSSTTNIEPLGAVRERVLATLRQEIIAGGLRPGDRLVERELAERFGVSRVPVREAIRALVAEGFVHFETPRRTVVRRLTPNDVKELFELREALEVYAAGLAATRATPQDLAEVERLLALAATATEAGDAETITDVNSRLHDSIVAMARNSLLVDALEPVAGRLRWMTRRNEEWPQLLVEHRDLYEAIASGDPDRARAHALAHVRTNYESTVRQLFGDTAEKI from the coding sequence ATGAGCTCCACGACGAACATCGAGCCCCTCGGCGCCGTCCGCGAACGCGTCCTGGCCACCCTGCGGCAGGAGATCATCGCGGGCGGGCTGCGCCCGGGCGACCGGCTGGTCGAGCGGGAGCTCGCCGAGCGCTTCGGGGTCTCCCGGGTGCCGGTCCGCGAGGCGATCCGCGCGCTGGTCGCCGAGGGCTTCGTCCACTTCGAGACGCCCCGCCGGACGGTCGTACGGCGACTGACCCCGAACGACGTCAAGGAACTCTTCGAGCTGCGCGAGGCGCTGGAGGTGTACGCCGCCGGCCTCGCCGCGACGCGCGCGACCCCTCAGGACCTCGCCGAGGTCGAGCGGCTCCTCGCCCTCGCGGCGACCGCGACCGAGGCGGGCGACGCGGAGACGATCACGGACGTCAACAGCCGTCTGCACGACAGCATCGTCGCCATGGCCCGCAACAGCCTGCTGGTCGACGCCCTGGAACCGGTTGCGGGGCGGCTGCGCTGGATGACCCGGCGGAACGAGGAGTGGCCCCAACTCCTCGTCGAACACCGGGACCTGTACGAGGCGATCGCGTCCGGCGACCCCGACCGGGCCCGCGCCCACGCCCTCGCGCACGTGCGGACCAACTACGAGTCGACGGTACGGCAGCTGTTCGGGGACACGGCCGAGAAGATCTAA
- a CDS encoding NCS1 family nucleobase:cation symporter-1, with protein MSLADRAEVTGVPAFVPDPRLTNEDLAPAGKRNWKVFDLFAMWMSDVHNLGNYTFAAGLLVLGMNVWQVFTSLLVGFVLIYVGMNWMGKIGQRHGVPFPVVSRISFGVWGANIPALIRAVIAIMWYGIQTYLASVAVNVMLLAAWPGLESWTHSSFLGLDALGWVSFLSLWLIQALIISQGMESVRKFQDFCGPAIWLVMIALAIWVLAKAGWSISLTTTPHPVSVGEQWRQWFGAIGLILATYGTLMLNFCDFSRFAPDYKTVRRGNFWGLPINSTAFVVVSVIVTAGSLEVWGQAITDPAELVAKVGNTWVMVLGALTFAIATMGVNIVANFVSPAYDLANVWPQKITFRVGGMISTVAALLVTPWNLFSNPTVVNYFLGGLGAFLGPLFGVIMLDYYWVKKGRVDVDELFKAEPGSRYYYRKGVNPKALWAFLPAAAVAGVLALVKTFSDVAPYSWFIGTALAAGLYALLCRSERTADSAGVTEKPLEV; from the coding sequence GTGTCCCTCGCCGACCGTGCCGAAGTCACCGGCGTACCAGCGTTCGTCCCCGATCCCCGGCTCACCAACGAAGACCTGGCGCCGGCCGGCAAGCGCAACTGGAAGGTCTTCGACCTCTTCGCCATGTGGATGTCCGACGTCCACAACCTGGGCAACTACACCTTCGCGGCCGGTCTGCTGGTTCTCGGCATGAACGTGTGGCAGGTGTTCACGTCCCTGCTCGTCGGCTTCGTGCTGATCTACGTCGGCATGAACTGGATGGGGAAGATCGGCCAGCGCCACGGCGTGCCGTTCCCCGTCGTCAGCCGCATCAGCTTCGGTGTGTGGGGCGCCAACATCCCGGCCCTCATCCGGGCCGTGATCGCCATCATGTGGTACGGCATCCAGACCTATCTGGCCTCCGTCGCCGTCAACGTGATGCTGCTGGCCGCCTGGCCGGGCCTGGAGTCCTGGACACACAGCTCCTTCCTCGGCCTCGACGCGCTCGGCTGGGTCTCCTTCCTCTCCCTGTGGCTGATCCAGGCGCTGATCATCAGCCAGGGCATGGAGTCGGTGCGGAAGTTCCAGGACTTCTGCGGTCCCGCGATCTGGCTGGTCATGATCGCGCTGGCGATCTGGGTGCTGGCCAAGGCGGGCTGGAGCATCTCGCTCACCACCACACCGCACCCGGTCTCCGTCGGTGAGCAGTGGCGGCAGTGGTTCGGCGCGATCGGCCTGATCCTCGCCACGTACGGCACGCTGATGCTCAACTTCTGCGACTTCTCGCGCTTCGCGCCGGACTACAAGACCGTCCGCCGCGGCAACTTCTGGGGCCTGCCCATCAACTCCACGGCCTTCGTGGTCGTCTCCGTGATCGTCACCGCGGGCTCGCTGGAGGTCTGGGGCCAGGCCATCACCGACCCGGCGGAGCTCGTCGCCAAGGTCGGCAACACCTGGGTGATGGTCCTGGGCGCGCTCACCTTCGCCATCGCCACCATGGGCGTCAACATCGTCGCCAACTTCGTCTCACCGGCGTACGACCTCGCCAACGTCTGGCCGCAGAAGATCACCTTCAGGGTCGGCGGCATGATCAGCACGGTCGCCGCCCTGCTCGTGACCCCGTGGAACCTCTTCTCCAACCCCACGGTCGTCAACTACTTCCTCGGCGGCCTCGGTGCCTTCCTCGGTCCGCTGTTCGGCGTGATCATGCTCGACTACTACTGGGTCAAGAAGGGCCGCGTGGACGTCGACGAGCTGTTCAAGGCCGAGCCCGGCTCCCGCTACTACTACCGCAAGGGGGTCAACCCCAAGGCTTTGTGGGCGTTCCTGCCGGCGGCCGCGGTCGCGGGCGTCCTCGCCCTGGTGAAGACCTTCAGCGACGTGGCCCCGTACTCCTGGTTCATCGGTACGGCGCTCGCGGCCGGCCTGTACGCGCTGCTGTGCCGGAGCGAGCGAACGGCCGACTCCGCCGGTGTGACCGAGAAGCCTCTGGAGGTCTGA
- a CDS encoding aspartate/glutamate racemase family protein, translated as MRIVVTNCNTTQEMTEEIVRGARAVAGPGTAVLGLTPRWGPESAEGWLDSYLSAAAVIDLLRTYEGPPYDAVVMAGFGEHGREGVRELVDVPVVDITEAAAHLACLLGRRYGVVTTLERSCGQIEDSLELAGVGRNCAAVVGTGLGVLDLGDADRTEAAFLAAAERVREAGAEVLVLGCAGMTGLQRTVGEKLGLPVVDGVGAAVKLAESLVGLGLNTSRAGGYAKPVPKRRVWGARSD; from the coding sequence GTGCGGATCGTCGTCACCAACTGCAACACCACGCAGGAGATGACCGAGGAGATCGTACGAGGTGCCCGGGCCGTCGCAGGCCCGGGCACCGCCGTGCTCGGACTCACCCCGCGGTGGGGACCCGAGTCCGCGGAGGGCTGGCTCGACAGCTATCTCTCCGCGGCGGCGGTCATCGACCTGCTGCGCACGTATGAGGGTCCTCCCTACGACGCCGTCGTCATGGCCGGCTTCGGCGAGCACGGCCGGGAGGGCGTCCGGGAGCTGGTGGACGTACCGGTCGTCGACATCACCGAGGCCGCCGCCCATCTGGCCTGTCTGCTCGGCCGGCGCTACGGCGTGGTGACCACGCTGGAGCGGTCGTGCGGGCAGATCGAGGACAGCCTGGAGCTGGCGGGGGTGGGGCGCAACTGCGCCGCCGTGGTCGGGACCGGACTGGGGGTTCTCGACCTGGGCGACGCCGACCGCACGGAGGCCGCGTTCCTGGCGGCCGCCGAGCGGGTGCGGGAGGCGGGCGCCGAGGTCCTGGTGCTGGGGTGCGCGGGGATGACCGGGCTGCAACGGACGGTGGGGGAGAAGCTGGGGCTTCCCGTCGTCGACGGGGTGGGGGCGGCGGTGAAGCTCGCGGAGTCGCTGGTGGGGCTGGGGCTGAACACCAGTCGGGCGGGCGGGTATGCCAAGCCGGTGCCGAAGAGGCGGGTGTGGGGAGCGCGGTCGGACTGA
- a CDS encoding GNAT family N-acetyltransferase has protein sequence MSAVVIRRATASDASATADVYLRSFAAALPTVVRPRSDDEVRAYIRDVVVPSRETWVAVAEEQVVGLMVLADDLLSQLYLDPAWRGRGIGDRFVALAKERSPRGLGLWTFQVNKPAHRFYERHGFVEAERTDGSGNEEREPDVRYVWRP, from the coding sequence ATGAGCGCGGTCGTCATCCGCCGGGCCACCGCCTCCGACGCCTCCGCCACGGCCGACGTCTATCTGCGCTCCTTCGCCGCCGCGTTGCCGACGGTCGTACGGCCCCGGTCCGACGACGAGGTGCGCGCCTACATCCGGGACGTCGTGGTGCCGTCGCGGGAGACGTGGGTGGCCGTGGCGGAGGAACAGGTCGTGGGCCTCATGGTCCTCGCCGACGATCTGCTGTCCCAGCTGTATCTCGACCCCGCCTGGCGAGGGCGCGGCATCGGCGACCGGTTCGTCGCGCTCGCCAAGGAGCGCAGTCCGCGGGGGCTGGGCCTGTGGACCTTCCAGGTCAACAAACCGGCCCACCGCTTCTACGAACGGCACGGCTTCGTCGAGGCCGAACGCACCGACGGCAGCGGCAACGAGGAGCGGGAGCCGGACGTGCGGTATGTGTGGCGGCCCTGA
- a CDS encoding RidA family protein: protein MIQRVTAPALFPPPTYSHASVVEAGTKLAFLAGSVPLDAKGNLVGEGDPARQAEQVIANLREQLHAVGSDLEHVLATDVHVVSSEPAVLSAVWEVVEASGLSTGPHSSTLIGVACLGYTGQLVEITATAVVPEKASR, encoded by the coding sequence GTGATCCAGCGCGTCACCGCCCCGGCCCTGTTCCCGCCGCCGACCTACTCCCACGCCTCCGTCGTCGAGGCCGGCACGAAGCTCGCGTTTCTGGCCGGGTCCGTTCCGCTGGACGCGAAGGGGAACCTCGTCGGTGAGGGGGATCCGGCGCGGCAGGCCGAGCAGGTGATCGCGAACCTTCGGGAGCAACTGCACGCGGTGGGAAGCGACTTGGAGCACGTGCTGGCCACCGACGTGCACGTCGTGAGCAGCGAGCCGGCGGTGCTGTCCGCCGTGTGGGAGGTCGTGGAGGCGTCCGGGCTGAGCACCGGCCCGCACTCGTCGACGCTGATCGGGGTGGCCTGCCTCGGCTACACCGGCCAGTTGGTGGAGATCACGGCCACGGCCGTCGTACCGGAGAAGGCCTCGCGATGA
- a CDS encoding nucleotidyltransferase family protein, with protein MPPTHSDAAFLDTTADRLAALPGVRAVALGGSRAQGTARPDSDWDLAVYYRGAFDPADLRAVGWEGEVSEIGGWGGGVFNGGAWLTIDQRRVDVHYRDLEVVERELAEAEEGRFRVEPLLFHLAGIPSYLIVAELAINRVLRGELPRPAAYPEKLRTSAAERWHGTARATLAYAKANHAPAGRLTEVAGALATAAVQAGHGVLAARGEWVTNEKRLLERVGLRGVDDLLAGMGRQPEALAAALSEAEAFFTGAGDQGLLRR; from the coding sequence ATGCCCCCCACACACTCCGACGCCGCCTTCCTCGACACCACCGCCGACCGTCTCGCCGCCCTCCCCGGTGTCCGGGCCGTCGCCCTCGGTGGCTCCCGCGCCCAGGGGACCGCACGGCCGGACAGCGACTGGGACCTGGCGGTCTACTACCGGGGCGCCTTCGACCCGGCCGATCTCCGTGCCGTCGGCTGGGAGGGCGAGGTGTCCGAGATCGGCGGCTGGGGTGGCGGGGTGTTCAACGGGGGTGCCTGGCTGACGATCGACCAGCGGCGGGTCGACGTCCACTACCGGGACCTCGAGGTCGTGGAACGGGAGTTGGCGGAGGCGGAGGAGGGGCGGTTCCGGGTGGAGCCGTTGCTGTTCCATCTCGCGGGGATCCCCAGCTACTTGATCGTCGCGGAGCTGGCGATCAACAGGGTGCTGCGGGGCGAACTCCCGCGACCAGCCGCTTATCCCGAGAAGCTGCGCACTTCCGCCGCCGAACGCTGGCACGGCACGGCCCGTGCCACCCTCGCGTACGCAAAGGCGAACCACGCACCGGCAGGCCGCCTCACGGAGGTCGCGGGCGCCCTCGCCACCGCTGCCGTACAGGCCGGGCATGGAGTTCTGGCGGCTCGGGGGGAGTGGGTGACCAATGAGAAGCGGTTGTTGGAGCGGGTGGGGTTGCGGGGTGTCGACGACCTCTTGGCCGGGATGGGGCGGCAGCCCGAGGCGCTGGCTGCCGCCCTGTCTGAGGCCGAGGCGTTCTTCACCGGCGCTGGTGACCAGGGTCTGCTGAGGCGCTAG
- a CDS encoding UvrD-helicase domain-containing protein, translating into MNTASVTLRLLDKADKEILKLPRTVKGALYDFQHKFKANPQATGLQLKQLKGDSRLWSARVNDEYRALLLRLADSDWLIVSVKHRKEVYENLDRLSYGINQVTGGIEYVDLQVVEESVLRRTATAPPTAGPTPRAQPETAQPEPLFALFSDQQLTDLGVAEPLVPVIRTLTTEEQLLGLSEYAPQLTGEILLSLFDGTSYEDVLEQVTAPVAAPEPVDTEDFQTAAERPATMVTTTDEALREALEGEDFGRWKVFLHPTQSKLVERDYSGPARVGGGPGTGKTIVALHRVKHLVEQLPQGRTKQVLLTTYNKNLAADLRARLLELGGERLLSRVDISHVDQLALRVVREAEPGSTKQTIDDNQVLREWRAMLDELGETTWDAEFLQDEWTQVILGQAVASRTDYFRARRAGRGRNITRPERAEIWQLAEKFTQRLDSLGRQTWAQVAERAARLETERERRMQIVEQQRAEHGGLDNIHLQDGSAGWLRYRYRHIVVDEAQDLRPGHWKMLRAMVARDRNDIFLVGDTHQRIYNNQVTLGSLGINIRGRSAKLTLSYRTTRQILGSALGVLSGESFDDLDGNAETLAGYRSVLNGAVPELHPSADWEAEREAITELISQWDDIPLEQIAICVPTNAMAQQVAVSLAQSGIRAVEIGPDGPRGDDGVHIGTMFRFKGLEYQRMIIAGVSEGLVPRTEVIGMRRTDALRYRRELQRARSLLFVAATRSRDSLAIFWHGTPSRFLEPLLAS; encoded by the coding sequence ATGAACACCGCGAGCGTGACCCTGCGTCTGCTCGACAAGGCCGACAAGGAGATCCTCAAGCTCCCCCGGACGGTCAAGGGCGCGCTGTACGACTTCCAGCACAAGTTCAAGGCGAACCCGCAGGCCACCGGCCTCCAGTTGAAGCAGCTGAAGGGCGACAGCAGGCTCTGGTCCGCGCGCGTCAACGACGAGTACCGCGCCCTGCTGCTGCGCCTCGCCGACAGTGACTGGCTGATCGTCTCGGTCAAGCACCGCAAAGAGGTCTACGAGAACCTCGACCGCCTCTCCTATGGCATCAACCAGGTCACCGGCGGCATCGAGTACGTCGACCTCCAGGTCGTCGAGGAGAGCGTCCTCAGGCGGACGGCAACCGCCCCGCCGACAGCCGGGCCGACTCCCCGTGCGCAGCCTGAAACCGCGCAGCCGGAACCGCTGTTCGCACTATTTTCGGACCAGCAGCTCACCGACCTCGGCGTGGCCGAGCCGCTCGTACCGGTGATCCGCACGCTCACCACCGAGGAACAACTGCTCGGACTCAGCGAGTACGCGCCGCAGCTGACCGGCGAGATCCTGCTGTCGCTCTTCGATGGCACGTCGTACGAGGACGTGCTGGAGCAGGTGACGGCCCCGGTCGCCGCACCCGAACCGGTCGACACCGAGGACTTCCAGACCGCCGCCGAACGCCCGGCGACGATGGTCACCACCACTGACGAGGCGCTGCGGGAGGCCTTGGAAGGCGAGGACTTCGGGCGCTGGAAGGTGTTCCTGCACCCCACGCAGTCCAAGCTGGTCGAGCGTGACTACTCCGGTCCGGCCCGCGTCGGCGGCGGCCCGGGGACAGGCAAGACCATCGTCGCCCTGCACCGCGTGAAGCATCTGGTCGAGCAACTCCCCCAGGGCCGCACCAAGCAGGTGCTGCTGACCACGTACAACAAGAACCTCGCGGCGGACCTCCGTGCGCGGCTGCTGGAACTCGGTGGCGAGCGGCTGCTGTCCCGCGTGGACATCAGCCATGTCGACCAACTGGCACTGCGCGTGGTCCGGGAGGCGGAGCCCGGCAGCACCAAGCAGACGATCGACGACAATCAGGTGCTCCGCGAGTGGCGCGCCATGCTCGACGAGCTCGGTGAGACGACCTGGGACGCGGAGTTCCTCCAGGACGAGTGGACACAAGTGATCCTCGGCCAGGCCGTTGCTTCCCGCACCGACTACTTCCGGGCGCGTCGGGCGGGCCGGGGACGGAACATCACCCGGCCCGAGCGAGCCGAGATCTGGCAGCTGGCCGAGAAGTTCACCCAGCGGCTGGACAGTCTCGGGCGCCAGACGTGGGCGCAGGTCGCCGAGCGGGCCGCGCGGCTGGAGACGGAGCGTGAGCGGCGCATGCAGATCGTCGAGCAGCAACGCGCGGAGCATGGCGGCCTGGACAACATCCACCTCCAGGACGGTTCAGCCGGATGGCTGCGCTACCGCTACCGGCACATCGTCGTGGATGAGGCCCAGGACCTTCGGCCGGGGCACTGGAAGATGCTGCGCGCCATGGTCGCCAGAGACCGCAACGACATCTTCCTCGTCGGCGACACCCACCAGCGCATCTACAACAACCAGGTGACCCTGGGCAGCCTCGGCATCAACATCCGCGGCCGGTCCGCCAAGCTCACCCTCAGTTACCGGACCACCCGGCAGATCCTCGGCTCGGCACTCGGGGTGCTGAGCGGCGAGTCGTTCGACGACCTCGACGGCAACGCGGAGACTCTGGCCGGATACCGGTCCGTCCTGAACGGCGCAGTGCCCGAACTCCACCCGAGCGCCGACTGGGAGGCCGAACGCGAGGCGATCACCGAACTGATCTCCCAGTGGGACGACATCCCCCTGGAGCAGATCGCCATCTGCGTGCCCACCAACGCCATGGCTCAACAAGTCGCGGTGTCGCTGGCCCAGTCCGGCATCCGTGCGGTGGAGATCGGCCCGGACGGCCCACGCGGCGATGACGGTGTGCACATCGGCACGATGTTCCGGTTCAAGGGACTTGAGTACCAGCGCATGATCATCGCCGGGGTGAGCGAAGGCCTTGTGCCGCGCACAGAGGTGATCGGTATGCGGCGCACAGACGCGCTGCGTTACCGCCGTGAACTTCAGCGGGCCCGCTCCCTCCTCTTCGTCGCGGCCACCCGTTCACGCGATTCGCTGGCGATCTTCTGGCACGGAACGCCCAGCCGCTTCCTGGAGCCACTGCTCGCAAGCTAG